GGGTGCAGCTCGTCCGTGGCACGGGTGCCGTGGCGGCCGCCAGGCCCTGCCGTCACGGCAGCCCCGACCCCGGTCGGCGGGGATGAGGAAGTCGAGGTGCTCGGGCAGCGCGGGCACGAGGACGAAGCGGGTGTGGGGTGTACTTCGCCATGGCCTCCCCGTCTCTGGTTGGTCATGCGCTCCTACACCAGCGCCTCTTGCCCGGGCGACAGTCCAGGGCGTCTGTGACCAGCCAGAGATCATCCGGTGGTCAGCGGCATGACCTTGCGGTAAATCGGGACCGCGATTACCGCCACGGCTACGTGCATCAGAAGGAGTGCGGCGACGCCAACCGCCCCTCCGACGTCAAACAGGAAAAAGTCAGGGATGAAGGACACTACGATCACGGCCGGGACGAGCCATCCGAGCAGCGCATTGGGGTCTTTGGACGTTCTGCGCGCCACGGCCCAGCCCACGCCGCCCAGGACGGTGCCCACTGCGGTCAGGAAGATGTAGACGCCGGGCTCCAGCGGGCCGAAGTCGTCGGGCTTGTCTGCCACAGCGCGGGCGAGAAGGGCGAGAACGGCGTTGGCCGCGCTCGCGGCAGCGATGGCAGCGAGCACTCCGGCCGCGACGACCATGGGGCCGCGCCGGGCAGGGGTAGTACGAGGGATCGCTGACATGTGAACTTCTTGGACTCCTTGAACAGTTCGCTCGGCTTGTCCGAGCGCATGGAAACAGTGCGGCGGCGTCTACGCCCCGGCGGGACCAAGTCAGGAGGACGCGAGGCGGAGCGTGAGCGCGGCGATGGCCAGCAGGAGCGCGACGAAGGCGTTGGGGCTGCCCTTGATGTCCTTCACGCGCAGGTGCGCGCCGACGGCGCCCACGAAGTAGAGCACCACTCCGATGGCTGCGGCGACACCCAGAGGCCACCACCACATACCCACGATCAGGCCCACTGCGCCCGCGAACTCGGCGGCAGCAAGGAAGGGCAGCATGCCCTGCGACACACCCACCTGCCCCAACCCGTCGACGAGTTTCGGGTCCTTCTTCACCTTGGCGCTGCCTGAAGCAACAAGCAGGAGGGTGAGAAGAACGGCCACTACTACGTATGCAATGAACATGACATAACTCCAACTGATTGCATCTATGCGATGGGTGGTTCGGTCATAACGAGTCCCGCGACGCCGCTCGTACTGATCCGGGCGGATCGCGGAGAAGGCGATCCGCTCGGCGGCGGCTGGGCAGGCGTCAGGAACGCCCCTCCGCCGAATGCCCTTCCCATCCAGTCCGAGCCAGACTCCACGCCGGCGAATCCAGCGCCGGCCCTGTCTCGGCCCACAGAGCCGGGGCGCCTCGCCATCCGCTGCCTACGACACTAGGAAACCCAGATCAGCACTCGCATCCGTGAAGTCCACATACCTGGGGGGAGGGGGTTTCGGCCCCCGGCGGACCGAGAACCGTGCCCCAGCACGGCACTCGGCGGCTCAGTCGCCCCGGAGCAGCAGGTATGCCAGCTCGGTACGGGACCTGACCCCCAGCTTGGCGTAGATCTTCGTGAGGTGGGACTCGACGGTCCGACGGCTGACGTAGAGCTGATCGGCGATCTCCGGATTGGACGCGCCACCCGCTGCGAGCCTGGCGATCCGTTCTTCCTGCGATGTAAGTGTGGTGGCGGCGGCCGCGACAACCGTCCGGGCTCGGGCGCGCTCGCCCGTCGCTTCCAGTTCCGCGCGGGCTCGCTCCGCAAAACCGGCCGCGCCCAGCAAGGAGAACGTCTCGCGGGCCGTGCGCAGGTGTTCCCGTGCTTCGCGGCGCCTGCGCTGCCGCCTGAGCCACTCCCCGTAGAGCAGGTGTGTACGGGCCAGTTGCACCACCGCGCGCGTCTGCTGCAGATACCCGATGGCGGTCCGGTACAGCGCGTCCGCGTGGGTGTCCTGGGCCAGCAGGGCACGGGTCCGCGCGTCCATGCCGAGGCCGAAGGGGGTGCCACTCGCCTGGGCCGACTCGGACAGGCGGTCGGCCGCGCGCCGAGCCAGTTCCGGCTCTTCCGCGCGTGTGGCCGCCTCCGTGAGATCGGGCAGCGCGTTCGTGGCGACGAAGGTGTGCGGGACGAGGAGGGCGAACCGGAGGTGCCTGACCGCTTCCGCGTGCCGTCCGAACCCGAGGTCCAGCAGGCCGAGGCTGTGCGCCGCCATGTCCGCCAGGGTCCCGAGCCGGTGCTGTGTCGCGTACCGGGTGACCGCAGCGGCGAGCACGTGGGTGCGGCCCTCGTCGCCGCGCAGGGCCGCGACCATGGTCTCGCCGGGAGGGGTCTCGCCGGTCACGTTCGGGTAGCCGGTGGTCCGGGCGACCTCGTACGTCTCGTCGTACAGGGCCTGCGCCTCGGTGAAGCGTCCGGCGAGCATCTCGGACTGGGCGCGAGCGCCGAGGCCGAGCGGCAGCATGAGCATGCCGCCAAGGGCGCGCAGAGTCCGTAGGTGCCAGGCGGAGAGTGTGTCGTGGGCGGCGTCGTCCCACAGTTCGACAGCCGCGTATACGCACATTTGGAGGACCGGGCCCGCCTCGTCGGGGTCCAGGGCGGCGATCGCCTCACGGAACAGCGACGCAGCCTCCTTGGGAGCGTCGCTCAACCGAGCGACGAAACCGTCGAGCAACAGGTCCATGGCGATCGGAGGCTCCGACCGAGGTGCCGCCCCCGCCGTTCGTACTGCCGCCAGGAGCGGCTCCGCAGGGGCTCCCTTCCCCAGATGGAGGTACACCCACAGGGCCACCAGATGTGCCCACCGGGATCGCGGTCCGTCCACCGGTTCGAAGGCACGGGCCGCTTCGGTCAGCAGCGGCGCCGCGTCACCTCCCCGTCCCTGGGCTATGGCGAGAAGTCCGCGCATGAGCAGGACCTGTGCCGCCTGGTAGGGGTCTTCGCAGGGCTCCTGCTGGGCCAGCGTGATCAAGTCGCTGCCGGTGTCGAGCGCTCCGACGGCGATGTTCTCCTCGGCGGCGGCGAGGTACCGGGCTGCCCGACGGCAGGGTTCGGTGCTGAGATCGCCCGCTCTGCGGAGGAAGGCAGCCGCCGCGGCCTGCCCGCCGCGCCGACGGGCCCGGTCGGCCGACGCCTCCAGCTCCGCGGCCACGTCGTCGTCCGGCCCGACGACGGCCGAGGCCCGGTGCCAGGCCCGCCGGTCCGGATCCAGGGCGGGGTCTATGGCCTCGGCCAGCACATGATGTGCCCGACGACGCTGTGCCGGCGTCGCACTGGTGAGCACCGCCGCGCGCATCAACGGGTGACGGAAGGCGATGCCGTCCGTGAGGTCGACCAGCCCCGGCATCTGTGCGCGGCCGATCGCCTCGAACGGAGTGCCGAGGGCAGCGCATGCCCGCCGCACCAGCCCCTCGTCTCCTGTCGGATCCGCGGCCGCGACCAGTAGCACGGTCCGAGTGGCCGCGGGCACGCTCCTGACGACGCCGACCAGTGCTTGTTCGAGTCGGACGCCCAACGGCAAAGCCTCGGGCAGCGGGACATGCCCCGTCAGCTGGCCCGGACTCAGGGCGGCCGTGATCTGCCGTAGGGCGAGCGGGTTTCCGCCCGTCTCGGAGATGAGGCGGTCCCGTACGCCCTCGACGACCGGACCGGATGCCACCTCGGCCAGAAGTTCCCGCGCGGCCTCGGGCGCGAGCCCCTCGACGAGAAGTTCATCCAGGCCGTCGAAGGGCAGCCGCACCCCGCAGGTCCCCGTCTCCCGTACAGCGAAGAGGAGCCCCAACGCGTCGCGGTCCGCACGGCGGGCGACGAACGCGAGCACCTCCGCCGACTCCCGGTCCAGCCATTGCACGTCATCGACGACGCACACCAGGGGCGTACTGGACGCGGTGTTCGACAACAGTGTGAGAAGAGCCAGGCCGACGAGCATTCGTCCCACGGGGGCGGGCGGCCGCAGCCCCATCACGATCTCCAGGGCCTCGCGCTGCGGAGTGGGAAGCGACCCCAACCGCTCCCCGTCGAGGTGGCGGGCGACCAGTTGCTGGACGCCGGCGTAGGCGAGACGCATCTCGGACTCGATGCCGGTGATCCGCTTGACCGTGAGTCCTTCGCCGGCCTCGACCGCGTATCCCAGCAGCGCCGTCTTGCCGGTCCCTGCCACGCCGCGCAGTACGAGGGATCTGCTGCGACCCGCCCGGACGTCCGTGAGCAGGGCGTCGATGAGCGCGCACTCCTTCGTGCGCCCGATCAGTGGCATGGGAGTGAGCCTACGACAGCTGTCGGGCAGGCAACTGACCTTGACAGCAACGGTTCCTGTGGCGCAGCCATGTGGAGCTCCCCGTGCGGGCGGTGGCGGTCGATTCCTGGCATGGAGCTCACCGTGCCTCCTCATGCGGAGTTGACGTTCCCATTCCGCACGTGCCATCGAACAACGGTGCAGGCGAACGCTGTTGGACCCTCGGCGAATGGATAGGCTTTGCACCGACCGGGAGTTGGCGCATCCGGGCGAACGGCAACGCGCTCGGAGCTCGAACCCGAAGAGCGGGTCCGGCGAACGATGCGTGCAGGCGGTCGTGGCAGCTCACCGACGTCCCCACAGATGGCTGCGTCAACCGGTGGCGGGACGTCACGCCGGACGGGCAGCCGCGCGCTGCGTCCACGCCAGGTGTCAGCGGGCGGCCGTCCGGGTCCGGCCGGCCCGTCTGCCTTCGCCACGCTTCGGGCGGTGCCCCACGGTGGCCAGGGCGATGGTCACGTAGTGGTCGGCGATCTCCGACGGGGTGAGCGGACCGTCGGGCCGGTACCAGTGCGCGATGCCCTGGCACATCGTCAGAACCGCCCGACTGGCCTCCACCGGGACGGGGATGGTGAACTCGCCGGAGTCCACACCTTCGAGCACGGCGTTGCGCAGCAGCCCTTCCAGCTCGTCACGCAGGGATACGTAGCGGACCCGGTTGTCGGATTCCAGGCTGCGGCTCTCGGTGTCGAGGAAGGCGAGGGGAGCCCGGTAGGTCATGAACAGCACAATGCATTCGACGAGCGCGCAGAAGCGGTCGACGGGGTCGTCGCCGGCTTCCTCGACGGCCGTGCGGCAGCGCCCGAGGACGGATGCAAGTGAGCCCAGCAGCAACTCGACGAGGATGGCCTGCTTGTTCGAATAGTGGTAGTACAGGGCGGGAACCGTCACCCCCACGCGGCGAGCCAGCTCACGGACGGTGGTGGCGTGGTAGCCCTGCTCCACGATGGCGCCGAGAGCGTGGTCGAGGATGGGCGGCAGCTCCAGCGGACCGTACGCCCGCCAGTCGGTGTGTCCGTCTGCACGCAGGTCCGGGACCGGCTCCGACATGCTCTTACCTTCCGAACGAGTGAACTACCGTTCGCTAAGCATACTCATCCTGCAAGTCGACGTACGGCCTGCGGTTCGCCCGCCACGGCCGATCGCCCTTTCAGCATCAGGTGCGCGCGACGGTCGTAGATCAGCGGCGACAGGGCCATAAACACGTCCGGGCGCTCACCCAGAGGGGGGCGGTGGTGTCACGCCGGGACATCCAGTCGCGACTTGAGGTGGCTGAACGTGGCCAGCGAGGATCGACCGTGGTAGTTCCCCATGCCCGATTCGCCGACCCCGCCGAACGGCAGGTCAGGGACCAGCAGCTGCCACATGGCCTGGCCGAAGGCGACGCCGCCGGAGCTGGTCCCGTCAGTCAGGCGGGCACGGGCGGTCTCGTCCTCGGTGAAGCCGTACAGGGCCAGCGGACTGTCGTGGTCATTGATGTACGCGATCGCCTCGTCGAGCCCCTCGACCTCGACGATCGGCAGGATCGGCCCGAGGATCTCCTCCTGCATCACCGGGTCCGCGGGACTGACGCCGACGAGGACCGTCGGCGCCACATACCTGTCATCACGGTCACTCTGTCCGCCGACGACGGTACGCCCGGAAGAGCTCAGCAGCCTCTCCACTCGGTCGAAGTGGCGCTCATTGACCAGGCGCCCGAATCTCGGGGAACGCGAAGGGTCCTCGCCATACAGGTCGGTGACGACGTCGCGCAGCTTCTCGGCGAGCCTGGCGGAGGTTGCCCGGTCGGTGAGCACGTAGTCGGGGGCGACGCAGGTCTGGCCCGCGTTGGCGAACTTGCTCTCGGCCAGACGACGGGCCGCGATGTCCAGGTCCGTGGTGGAGTCCACGAACACCGGGCACTTTCCGCCGAGTTCGAGGGTGACGGGGGTGAGGTGTTCGGCGGCGGCCCGGGCGACGACGCGGCCGACGGCGCCGTTCCCGGTGTAGAAGATGTGGTCGAAGCGCTGTGCGAGCAGGGCGGTGGTCTCGGGCGCGGCTCCCTCGACCACGGCCACCGCCTCGCTGTCCAGGTAGGCGGCGACGCGGCGGGCGAACAACGCCGAAGTGGCCGGGGCGAGTTCACTCGGCTTGACGACCACCGTGTTGCCGGCGGCGAGCGCGCCGATCATCGGCATGGCCAGGAGGTGTACCGGATGGTTCCACGGTCCGATGATCAAAACGACGCCGAGGGGGTCGTAGGAGGTGGAGGCCGTGGTGCCGGGCGGCATCGGCGAACCGTCGACGGGGACCGGCTGAGGCCGGAGCCACTCGTCGAGGTGGCGTAGAACGTGGTCGATCTCGCGGACACTCGCGTTGACCTCGGCCCTCAGGGAATCCTGGTGGGGCCGCTGCAGGTCCTCGTAGACGGCGTCGGTGATGCCGACGGAGTTCTCGGTCAGCAGGTCGCGCAGCCTGCCGAGCTGTTCGCGGCGCCAGGCGACGGGCCGGGTACGGCCGGAGCGGAAGGTCCCGCGAAGGCGGTCGACGAGGGCGGCCGCGTCGAAGGAGAGGGGCGCCATGACGTACTCCAGAAGGAAGAGAAGAGCGAAGAAGCATCTGGCCCCCGCCCGCCGATCGGCAGACCGCGGTTCGTCGATGCCGATCAGCCGTTCGCGAACGGGTACTCGCCGGAACAGGCGAGTGCGGCGAAGGCCGTGATAGTCATGCGTTCGACCTGGTCCTTTGTCGGCTGCGAGCCCTGACTTACGGAACCAGGGTGCGAGCGGCTGCGCCAAGGAGGCATCGGGGAGTTCCGCAGGCCTGGGACGCGGAGCCGCCGGTGAAGCCCCGCACGCGATGCTCAGTGCGGCATGACCCGCGCCAGCTCCGTGCGCGAGGAGACGCCGAGCTTGGCGTACACGCGCGTGAGGTGGGATTCCACCGTGCGGCGACTGACGTACAGCTGTTCGGCGATCGCAGGATTGGAGACGCCTTCGGCGGCGAGGCGGGCGATGCGCTCCTCCTGCGAGGTGAGGGTTTCCAGGGCGGTGTGCTCACGGCGCAGGTGTTCGCCGGTGGCCTCCAGCTCCGCACGGGCGCGGGCGGCGAAGACCGCCATGCCGAGCGAGTCGAACAGGCGCAGAGCGGCCCGCAGTCGGGCTCGGGACTCCTGTTTGCGGCGCTGTCGGCGCAGCCACTCGCCGTACAGGAGGTGGGTGCGGGCGAGCGCGATGGTGGCGCGGGTCTCGCGGAGCCGGTCGATCGCCGTGCGGTACAGCTCATCGGTCCGCGTGTCGGGTGCGTCGGCCGCCTCGCTCAGCACGGCGCGCGTCTTGGCGGCCATGCCCAGCCCGTACGACGTACCCGAGGCTTGCGTGAGTGAGTCGAGCCGGTGCGCGGCCCGTGCGGCCAACTCCGGCTCACCGCTGCGAGCCGCGGCTTCGGCCAGGTCGGGCAGAGCCTCGGTGGCCACGAAGGAGTGCGAGGCGTCGAGGGCGAACCGCAGGTGGTCGAGAGCCTGCGGGTAACGCCCGGCACCGATGTCGGCGAGCGCCAGAGCGTGAGACACGGCGTCGGCAAGCGTGCCGAGCCTGTGTGCGGCGGCGTGCCGCTGGACCTCCGCCGCCAGCCGGGCGGCCTGATCCGCGTCTCCGCGCAGCGCGGCCACGGTGACCTCGCCGGGCGGTACCGTTCCGATGATCCCCGGATTGCCGGTGATCGCGGAGAGCTCGCGCACCGAGTCGTAGAGCGCTTCCGCTTCGGCGAGTCGGCCGGCAAGGAGCTCTGCCTGTCCTCGCGCGGTGAGAGCCAGGGGGAGGACGGGGAGGCCCCCCAGGGTTCGGGTCGTGCGCAAGTGCTGGGCGGAGAGAGTGTCCTGGGCGCGGTCGTCCCACAGCTCGACGGCCGCGTACAGGGCGGCTTCGACTTCGGGGCCTGCCTTGTCGGCGGGGAGTACCGTGACGGCCTCACGGAAAAAGCCAGCGGCCGCTTTGTCGTCTCCGGCCTCTCGCGCCGCGTACGCCTTGAGGATCAGATGCGCGACGTGCGGCGGACTGTCGGCCGGGGGCTCGGGCAGCAGCGCGAACGCCCCCAGCAACTCCTGTACCGCTCCCGTCGGCGCGTGACGTCCCGCATGCAGAAGGGCCTGCAGAGCAATCAGGTACGTCCAGCGGGCACGTCGAGGGTGGCGGGGCGCGAGGGCGTCGCCGGCGGAGGCCAGGACAGCAGCGGCGTCGGTGCCTTCGCCGCGCATCATGAGCGTCACGCCACGCACCAGACGGGCGCGGGCCTCGATGTCCGCTTCGGTGCACGGCTCGCGTTCGGCCCGCTCCACCAAGGCGTCGCCGGTGTCGAGGGAGCCGGCGGCGAGCGCGGCCTGGGCCGCGTCCAGAAACCGGCCGGCGCGTCGGCACGGGTCGACACTCATCTCGGCGGCCCGGCGCAGGAATGCGGCGGCCGTGGACAGGCCACCCCTTCGCTGCGCCCGCTCGGCGGAGGCCGCCAGTTCGCCGGCGATCTCCTCGTCCTCCCCCGGCGCGCCCGCCGCACGGTGCCAGGCACGGCGGTCGGGATCCACGACCGGGTCGGTCGCCTCGGCCAGCGCCCGGTGCGCCCGGCGGCGCACGTCCGCGTCGACATGCGCGAGCAACGCCGAGCGCAGCAACTGATGGGGGAAGCCCAGCTTGTCGCCGCGGCGGAGGAGACCGGCGCGTTCGGCATCCACCAGACGGTCCCCGTCCAGCCCGAGCGCCTCGGCGGCTCGCCGGACCAGAGGCTCGTCCCCCGTCGGATCGGCGGCGGCCACCACGAGGACGTCCAGCGACATGGGCGGGAGGGCCCGCGCGGCAGCCAGCAGGCTCTGTTCCAGGTAGGAGCCGATGGGCAGGGCGTCCGGCAGCGAGGCGCGACCGGTCAGCCGGTCGGAGTCGAGGTTGTCGGTCAGCTGCAGCAGTGCCAGCGGATTACCGCCCGTCTCCGTGAACAACCGCCCGGCCACCCACTCCGGCACGGACACCCCTGCCGCAGTGGCGACGAGCGCGTGCGCCGCCGTGCTGTCCAGGCCGCCGACGTACAGGTCGTCCAGTCCGTCGAAAGGGGCGAAAGGCTGGTCCGCCCGATCCAGTCGCACCGCGAGCACCACCGCCAGCGCCTCGCCGCGAGAACGGCGGGCCACGAAAGCGAGCATCGTCGCGGACTCCTCGTCCAGCCACTGCGCGTCGTCCACCAGCAGTGCGATCGGCCGCGTCTCAGCCGCCTCCGCCAGCAGGTTGAGTACCGCCATGCCCATGAGCATCCGCCCGTGGGCCGCCGCCTCGCGCAGTCCGAGCACGCCTTCGAGCGCCTCCCGCTGCAGCCCGGGCAAGCGGTCCAGCAATTCCTCCAGCGACGGCCCGCCCGTCTCCAGCGAGAGCAACAATTGCTGCACGCCGGCGTATGGCAGGGCGGCCTCGGAGGCGACGCCGTCGGCCCGAACGACACACAGTCCCGCGGCGGACTTCGCGGCGTACGCGAGGAGGGCGCTACGACCCACTCCGGCCGCCCCGCGCAGCACCAGGGCCCCACCACGTCCGTCCCGCGCGCGTGCGAACAGCTCGTCGATGGCGGCGCGCTCCCGCGCACGTCCAAGAAGTTCCACGTCGCGAGCGTACGACAGAGCGTGCCGGACCACCGATGCGGACGGAAGGTCTGCGTGCGTGAGGTCAGGGTGGCCACCGTGGTGGACCTGGGCAGCCTCCAACCGCTGTCGGGGATCATCGGCGATGGTCGGCGACCCAAATTGGCGCTCACCGACGAGGACATCGAAACCGCCCACGTCGAGCACGACAGGCATCGCCGCCGCGGCGCCGACTACACCGGCCCACCCCCTTACTCAGGGCGTCTCGATGACCTGTTCGGCCCAGATGGTCTTTCCGGTCGGGGAGTACCGAGCGCCCCAGCGCTGAGTGAGCTGAGCAACGAGGAAGAGCCCGCGGCCCCCCTCGTCGGTCAGTCGGGCCCGTCGAAGGTGGGGGCTGGTGCTGCTGCCGTCGCATACCTCGCAGATCAGGGAGCGGTCCTTGATCAGCCGCAGACGGATGGGGTCGGAGCCGTAGCGGATGGCGTTGGTGACCAGTTCGCTGACCACGAGCTCCGTGGTGAACAACGTATCCTCCAGCCCCCATGCGGTGAGCTGTTCGCCGACCTGTTTGCGCATCTCGCCCACGACGACGGGGTCGTTGGGCAAGTCCCAGCTGGCGACCTGGTGCTCGTCGAGGATCCGGGTGCGGGCGAGAAGCAGGGCGATGTCGTCGGTGCGTGAGCTGGAGTCCGAGTGCAGGGCCCCCAGCGTGATGTCGCAGAGCTCTTCGAGTGAGGAAACGGGCGAGGCGAGGGTGCGGCGCAGCTCATCGATGCGGTCGTCGATGTCTTGGTCACGGGCCTCGATGAGGCCGTCGGTGAACAGGGCCAGCAAGCTCCCTTCGGGCAGGGTGACCTCCGTCGTCTCGAAGGGCAGGCTGCCCAGGCCGAGAGGAGGACCGGCGGGTACGTCGACGATCTGTGTGGTGCCGTCCGGGTGTACCAGGATGGGCGAAGGGTGACCGGCCCGGGCCAGCGAGCAACTGCCGGAAACCGGGTCGTAGACGGCGTAGAGGCAGGTGGCGCCTACGTCACCGGGGATCGTGTCGGGGCCCTCGTCGCCGCCCTCGGTGGCTCCTCCATCAGCGTGGGTCACGATGTCGTCGAGATGGGTGAGGAGCTCGTCGGGCGGCAGGTCGATGTCGGCGAGGGTGCGCACCGCCGTACGCAGCCGCCCCATGGTGGCGGAGGCGGTGATGCCGTGGCCGACGACATCACCGACGATCAGGCCGACCCGCGCGCCCGGCAACGGGATCACGTCGAACCAGTCGCCCCCGACCTCGGCTTCGCCGCCCGCGGGCAGATAGCGGGCGGCGGTCTCCACAGCGGGGTGCGTGGTCGGGCCGTGCGGCAGCAGGGTACGTTGCAGCGCCAGTGCGATGCCGCGTTCGCGGGTGAATCGGCGGGCGTTGTCCAGGCAGACCGCCGCCCGGGCCACCAGGTCCTCGGTGACAGCCAGGTCGTCGGCGGAGAAGGGCTCGGGGCTGCGGCCGTGGCGGAGGAACAGGGCCACACCAAGCGTGGTGCCGCGGGCGCGAATGGGCACGGTGATCAGCGAGTGCGTCCCGTCGGTGCGGGCCTGGGCAGCCTGGCCGGGGTCGTCGGCGAGCCATTGCACGATGTGGGGGTCGGTGATCCGATGGAGTTCCGCCCTGCCGGTGGCCAGGCAACGGGCGATGGGTGATGACGCCGGGTGCAGCTGCACGTGCGCGGGTGTCGGGCCGTGCTCCGTCCGGTGCGTGGAGGCCGTCAGGTGCGCGGCTCGCTGAAGCAGAACGGGACCGGACATCACAGGTGCCGGCAAGTCGCCCTGGAAAACGGCGTCCAGCACGTCCACGCTGACCGTGTCGGCGAAACGGGAGACCGCCACATCGGCGAGCTCGCGGGCCGTGCCTGCCACGTCCAGGCTCGTGCCGATGCGGGTCCTGGCCTCGCTCATCAGTGCCAGGCGCTTCCGAGATCCGTACAACTCGGAGTAGTCGTACGCCGCCAGGGCCACCGCGTGCACCTGCTCGGCGGAGTTCTTGAGCGGGAAGATGTCGACGGCCCAGGCATGCGCCTTCGGCTCGCCCGGGAGCCTGACGAAAAACTCATCGGACTCCGGCCGTCCGGTCGCTGCCACGCGCAGGGCGCGCGCTTCGGCCTGGGCGTACTCCTCCCCCTTGAGATATTCGGTTGCGCGCCGACCACGGGTATCCGCCTCGCGGACATGGATCGCCTGGGCCATCGCCTGGTTCTGCAGGAGCGTCCGACCCTCGCGGTCCGTGATCGAGAGAGGGACGGGCAACTGGTCGAACAGCCACCGACGCAGCTGGTCGTCCAAGGGTGGCTCCGCGCCGTCCCGGCGCACGGCTGTGAACAGGAAACCGGCCTGCGCCTCTCCGCTCGGCAACGAGGACAGGTACCCCTGCACATCCAGTGGGCGACCGTCGCGATGTCTCAGCGCCGTGCCGTCTACGGTGAACAGCTCGGCCAGGGGCCTGCCGAAGACGTCATCGAGGGCGTACCCGAACAGGGCCTGTGCTCCGGTGCTCCACTGGAGCACCCTGCCCTCGGCGTCCAGCAGGGCGACGACCGCACGCGTCTCCAGAAGGGAGCTGGCCGACACCGCGGCGAACGGCCCGGACATCGCATCGAAGTTCGTCATGCTGACCTACCCGGCCCTCATACCGATGTCCACCACCGTCTGACGAGATCGATGGCCAGGCAAGGAGCAGATGCCTATCAGCCACACTACCGGCTCACCGCGAAGCCAGGACAAAGGATCATCAAACGGACCCATTCAGCCTCGGATGCGCTGCCCTTCGACAGTCCTCCGGGAAGGCTGGTGAGCATCCAACAGCAGGGCCGAGGGCGACGCACTAACGAGACTGTTCGTCAGACGCTGCGCGTCCCCTAATGGCGCCGGTTGCCACATGTCCCCCACCCGACACCGAGACCCTCCCATCGGGAGCAACTGCCCGGGTGAGCAGACCCTCAGCCCGAGCCGGCCGAAGGAGTGCGTCGCGTAGCGGCTCCGCTCGTCCCCTGCGGCCCTACTCCGGAGCGCATCCGCGCAGGATGTAGGCGATCACGTCGTCCAGCTGCCCCTCGGTCGCCTCCGGGGCGAGCAGGCCGCTCACCGCCATGCCGGCGAAGCCGTGCAGCGTCATGAGGGCAGGAAGCGCGACGCGTTCGGGCAGCCCCTCCCGGACCTCGCCCAAGCGCTGACCCTCGGCTATCAGCCCGACGGTCTGCTCGTAATAGCGGTGGACGGAAGCAGTCAGCGCCTCCGAAGCCTGGGGGTCGTGCTTGATCGAGTACATCAGGTCGAGCAGC
This genomic interval from Streptomyces sp. B21-083 contains the following:
- a CDS encoding DoxX family protein translates to MFIAYVVVAVLLTLLLVASGSAKVKKDPKLVDGLGQVGVSQGMLPFLAAAEFAGAVGLIVGMWWWPLGVAAAIGVVLYFVGAVGAHLRVKDIKGSPNAFVALLLAIAALTLRLASS
- a CDS encoding aldehyde dehydrogenase family protein — encoded protein: MAPLSFDAAALVDRLRGTFRSGRTRPVAWRREQLGRLRDLLTENSVGITDAVYEDLQRPHQDSLRAEVNASVREIDHVLRHLDEWLRPQPVPVDGSPMPPGTTASTSYDPLGVVLIIGPWNHPVHLLAMPMIGALAAGNTVVVKPSELAPATSALFARRVAAYLDSEAVAVVEGAAPETTALLAQRFDHIFYTGNGAVGRVVARAAAEHLTPVTLELGGKCPVFVDSTTDLDIAARRLAESKFANAGQTCVAPDYVLTDRATSARLAEKLRDVVTDLYGEDPSRSPRFGRLVNERHFDRVERLLSSSGRTVVGGQSDRDDRYVAPTVLVGVSPADPVMQEEILGPILPIVEVEGLDEAIAYINDHDSPLALYGFTEDETARARLTDGTSSGGVAFGQAMWQLLVPDLPFGGVGESGMGNYHGRSSLATFSHLKSRLDVPA
- a CDS encoding AAA family ATPase, with translation MPLIGRTKECALIDALLTDVRAGRSRSLVLRGVAGTGKTALLGYAVEAGEGLTVKRITGIESEMRLAYAGVQQLVARHLDGERLGSLPTPQREALEIVMGLRPPAPVGRMLVGLALLTLLSNTASSTPLVCVVDDVQWLDRESAEVLAFVARRADRDALGLLFAVRETGTCGVRLPFDGLDELLVEGLAPEAARELLAEVASGPVVEGVRDRLISETGGNPLALRQITAALSPGQLTGHVPLPEALPLGVRLEQALVGVVRSVPAATRTVLLVAAADPTGDEGLVRRACAALGTPFEAIGRAQMPGLVDLTDGIAFRHPLMRAAVLTSATPAQRRRAHHVLAEAIDPALDPDRRAWHRASAVVGPDDDVAAELEASADRARRRGGQAAAAAFLRRAGDLSTEPCRRAARYLAAAEENIAVGALDTGSDLITLAQQEPCEDPYQAAQVLLMRGLLAIAQGRGGDAAPLLTEAARAFEPVDGPRSRWAHLVALWVYLHLGKGAPAEPLLAAVRTAGAAPRSEPPIAMDLLLDGFVARLSDAPKEAASLFREAIAALDPDEAGPVLQMCVYAAVELWDDAAHDTLSAWHLRTLRALGGMLMLPLGLGARAQSEMLAGRFTEAQALYDETYEVARTTGYPNVTGETPPGETMVAALRGDEGRTHVLAAAVTRYATQHRLGTLADMAAHSLGLLDLGFGRHAEAVRHLRFALLVPHTFVATNALPDLTEAATRAEEPELARRAADRLSESAQASGTPFGLGMDARTRALLAQDTHADALYRTAIGYLQQTRAVVQLARTHLLYGEWLRRQRRRREAREHLRTARETFSLLGAAGFAERARAELEATGERARARTVVAAAATTLTSQEERIARLAAGGASNPEIADQLYVSRRTVESHLTKIYAKLGVRSRTELAYLLLRGD
- a CDS encoding DUF6069 family protein, which codes for MVVAAGVLAAIAAASAANAVLALLARAVADKPDDFGPLEPGVYIFLTAVGTVLGGVGWAVARRTSKDPNALLGWLVPAVIVVSFIPDFFLFDVGGAVGVAALLLMHVAVAVIAVPIYRKVMPLTTG
- a CDS encoding TetR/AcrR family transcriptional regulator gives rise to the protein MSEPVPDLRADGHTDWRAYGPLELPPILDHALGAIVEQGYHATTVRELARRVGVTVPALYYHYSNKQAILVELLLGSLASVLGRCRTAVEEAGDDPVDRFCALVECIVLFMTYRAPLAFLDTESRSLESDNRVRYVSLRDELEGLLRNAVLEGVDSGEFTIPVPVEASRAVLTMCQGIAHWYRPDGPLTPSEIADHYVTIALATVGHRPKRGEGRRAGRTRTAAR